The following DNA comes from Chloroflexota bacterium.
TAACAACTAATCCGCATCGAGACGCAAGTAAACCCTGCCGGTCTGCCACTCCTCGCTGATCTCCATGACAACGGCTGTGACCAGCCGCAGACAGGAAGCCTCGTTGGGAAAGAGCACCGCTACTCGAGATCGGCGCCGTATCTCACGATGCAGTCGCTCCAGGCCATTGCTGGTGCGCAAGCGACGCCGATGGGCTTCAGGAAAGGCGAAGACTGTTAGGCCTTCGGGAATGTTCTCTTCCGTCCAGGTCGAAAGTCGAGCAGCTCGCTTCTGGTACTTCTCCACCAACTGGGCTAACAAGCGTTCCGCTTCCTGCCGATTGGCG
Coding sequences within:
- a CDS encoding transposase: ANRQEAERLLAQLVEKYQKRAARLSTWTEENIPEGLTVFAFPEAHRRRLRTSNGLERLHREIRRRSRVAVLFPNEASCLRLVTAVVMEISEEWQTGRVYLRLDAD